A single window of Flavobacteriales bacterium DNA harbors:
- a CDS encoding FKBP-type peptidyl-prolyl cis-trans isomerase, whose product MKRKKHQMTRLGQFALAAIVLWGMASCGGEDKSSNDPYPDYAKSETGLYYKILKLGEGDSTPKPGDVITIAITYMTDSDSIFLQQQTTFALAGEPSFKGSFEEGIFTMKEGDSVAFRVPADSLFGVMMGVDRPNFVDSGSYMRVDVMLELIHHKRDLVADAKAYEQWLESADMRELNAMRKFFDAQGLTNSIKPTDGGLFFLTQEGGKKNGKHARYGKRIQIHYRGIFLDGKEFDNSYKNGEGMDFTLGAEGQVVPGLEMVLPVMTEGEKITVLLPSFLAYGKEGSSSGIVPPSTPVIYEIELIKVY is encoded by the coding sequence ATGAAAAGAAAGAAACATCAGATGACCCGGTTGGGGCAGTTTGCATTGGCGGCAATTGTCTTGTGGGGAATGGCATCCTGCGGTGGGGAAGACAAGTCTTCCAACGACCCTTATCCGGATTATGCGAAGTCGGAAACCGGACTCTATTACAAAATTCTGAAGCTGGGAGAAGGAGATTCAACCCCCAAACCGGGAGATGTGATCACCATCGCCATTACATACATGACCGATAGCGATAGCATCTTCCTGCAACAGCAAACCACCTTTGCACTGGCTGGAGAACCCTCATTCAAAGGTTCTTTTGAAGAAGGGATCTTTACCATGAAGGAAGGGGATAGCGTGGCCTTCCGTGTGCCGGCAGATTCGCTTTTCGGGGTGATGATGGGCGTGGACCGACCGAACTTCGTTGATTCAGGAAGCTACATGCGGGTGGATGTGATGCTGGAACTTATCCACCACAAACGTGACCTTGTGGCCGATGCAAAAGCATATGAGCAATGGCTTGAGTCGGCAGACATGCGCGAGCTGAACGCCATGCGGAAGTTCTTTGATGCACAGGGCCTGACCAATTCCATCAAACCCACCGATGGCGGACTTTTCTTTTTAACCCAGGAAGGAGGAAAGAAGAATGGCAAGCATGCCCGGTACGGCAAGAGAATCCAGATCCATTACAGGGGCATATTCCTGGATGGAAAAGAATTCGATAACTCCTATAAGAATGGGGAGGGAATGGACTTTACGCTGGGGGCGGAAGGACAGGTGGTGCCCGGATTGGAAATGGTGCTTCCCGTGATGACGGAAGGTGAAAAGATCACCGTGCTGTTGCCGTCATTCCTGGCATACGGCAAGGAAGGATCGTCTTCCGGGATCGTGCCTCCGAGCACACCCGTGATCTACGAGATTGAATTAATAAAAGTATATTAG
- a CDS encoding bifunctional oligoribonuclease/PAP phosphatase NrnA, whose translation MNYKQLKSLLADPRKIVITTHTHPDGDAMGSSLALALYLQKKGHRVQVITPTGYPDFLHWLPGNNEVLIYNMNDGTKRKGERMVGQADIVFALDYNDPKRIDDLGKFMQDSKATKVLVDHHPDPVNFAELALSDTRASSTCELIHRLITSLGDKALVNQDIASCLYTGIMTDTGSFRFASTSPETHRVVASLIETGMQHTLIHERIFDSYSESRARLLGYSLKDKLVVFPEFHAAYISLSKAELDQFGYQNGDTEGLVNYAYAISGIRLGALFMEKGDLVKISFRSKGSFDVNELAREHFSGGGHKNAAGGSSTLTLQETVKKFEALLPSYAEGLKAF comes from the coding sequence ATGAATTACAAACAGCTCAAAAGCCTGCTGGCTGATCCGCGCAAGATCGTGATCACCACCCATACACACCCAGATGGTGATGCCATGGGTTCGTCGCTGGCCCTTGCCTTGTACCTGCAGAAGAAAGGACACCGGGTACAGGTGATCACCCCCACCGGTTATCCCGACTTCTTACACTGGCTGCCCGGCAACAACGAGGTGCTGATTTATAACATGAACGACGGCACCAAACGAAAAGGCGAACGGATGGTGGGACAGGCAGACATCGTTTTCGCGCTGGACTACAACGATCCCAAACGCATTGATGACCTGGGCAAGTTCATGCAGGATTCCAAAGCCACCAAAGTACTCGTTGATCACCACCCCGACCCGGTGAACTTCGCCGAACTGGCACTTTCAGATACACGCGCCTCCAGCACCTGTGAGCTCATCCACCGCCTGATCACCTCCCTTGGAGACAAGGCCCTCGTCAACCAGGACATCGCTTCTTGCCTCTATACCGGCATCATGACAGATACCGGATCTTTCCGGTTCGCCTCCACCTCTCCGGAAACACACCGCGTGGTGGCCAGCCTGATTGAAACCGGCATGCAGCATACCCTCATCCACGAACGCATTTTCGATTCATACAGCGAGAGCCGGGCACGCTTGCTCGGATATAGCCTGAAAGACAAACTGGTGGTGTTCCCTGAGTTTCATGCGGCCTACATCAGCCTGAGCAAAGCCGAGCTGGATCAGTTCGGATACCAGAACGGAGATACGGAAGGGCTGGTGAACTATGCGTATGCGATCAGCGGTATCCGCCTGGGTGCATTGTTCATGGAGAAAGGAGACCTGGTGAAGATATCTTTCCGCTCCAAAGGCAGCTTCGATGTGAATGAACTGGCACGCGAACACTTCTCGGGCGGAGGCCATAAGAATGCAGCTGGTGGCTCTTCCACCTTGACATTGCAGGAAACAGTGAAGAAATTCGAAGCGCTGCTTCCCAGCTACGCCGAAGGTTTGAAGGCATTTTGA
- a CDS encoding peptidylprolyl isomerase, whose amino-acid sequence MSCNESEFPDGLYAQFETTKGEIVCKLEYQKVPMTVTNFVGLAEGTIKNTARPEGKPYYDGLTFHRVVPNFVIQGGDPQGNGQGGPGYSFPDEFDPTLKHDTAGVLSMANAGPGTNGSQFFITHVATPHLDGRHSVFGKVVKGMEVVNAIAQGDTIKKLTILRVGKDAKKFKADQASFDALIAGIKEKAEAKKKEAEAAFRQKLDPVYKDTVSTPSGLVYAITQKGNGPKAEPGKMVSVHYTGYLMDGTKFDSSLDRGQPISFPLGQGRVIPGWDEGISLLNVGSKATLIIPPHLAYGERGVQGVIPPNSTLVFEVELVDVK is encoded by the coding sequence ATGAGTTGTAACGAAAGTGAATTTCCCGACGGACTGTACGCCCAGTTTGAAACCACCAAAGGTGAGATCGTTTGTAAGTTGGAATACCAGAAGGTTCCGATGACCGTGACCAACTTCGTGGGCCTGGCCGAAGGTACCATCAAAAACACCGCACGCCCGGAAGGGAAGCCGTATTATGACGGACTCACCTTTCATCGTGTGGTGCCAAACTTTGTGATCCAGGGGGGTGACCCCCAGGGCAACGGACAAGGCGGTCCCGGCTATTCTTTTCCTGATGAATTCGATCCCACTTTGAAACATGACACCGCGGGTGTACTATCCATGGCCAATGCAGGTCCGGGTACCAACGGAAGCCAGTTCTTTATCACCCACGTAGCAACCCCTCACCTGGACGGCCGTCACAGCGTGTTCGGTAAAGTGGTGAAAGGCATGGAAGTGGTGAATGCCATCGCCCAGGGTGATACCATTAAGAAACTAACCATCCTCAGGGTTGGAAAAGACGCCAAGAAATTCAAGGCGGATCAGGCCAGCTTTGATGCGCTGATCGCCGGCATCAAGGAAAAAGCCGAAGCGAAAAAGAAAGAAGCGGAAGCGGCATTTCGCCAGAAACTGGATCCGGTGTACAAGGATACGGTTTCTACGCCAAGCGGATTGGTATACGCCATCACCCAGAAGGGCAACGGCCCGAAAGCCGAACCGGGCAAGATGGTGTCGGTGCATTACACCGGTTACCTCATGGACGGTACCAAGTTCGATTCGTCCCTGGATCGCGGACAACCCATTTCGTTCCCGCTCGGACAAGGCCGTGTGATCCCGGGATGGGATGAAGGCATCAGCCTGCTCAACGTGGGTTCCAAAGCAACCCTCATCATTCCGCCACACCTGGCATACGGCGAACGTGGTGTGCAGGGTGTGATCCCACCCAACTCCACACTCGTGTTTGAGGTGGAATTGGTGGATGTGAAGTAG
- a CDS encoding FKBP-type peptidyl-prolyl cis-trans isomerase translates to MMHRSLAYSFFVVCLMAACQESAPPPKPKPLPQKELKEDLEHANNILVRNEIFEIDNFIRRRNWNMTETGSGLRFMSGGGGTGDTVRMGNKVTFSFKISLLTGKQCYDSDKDGLRTVRLGQEELEPGLLEAFQMMKKGEQATIILPAHLAFGLAGDDNKIPGRASLLYDVKIVEVIK, encoded by the coding sequence ATGATGCATCGCTCCCTTGCATATTCGTTTTTTGTTGTGTGCCTGATGGCCGCATGCCAGGAATCCGCTCCGCCGCCAAAACCGAAACCCCTTCCTCAAAAGGAACTGAAGGAAGACCTCGAGCACGCCAACAACATCCTCGTTCGCAATGAAATCTTCGAGATCGATAACTTCATCCGGAGAAGAAACTGGAACATGACCGAAACCGGATCCGGGCTTCGCTTTATGTCGGGAGGTGGTGGAACAGGCGATACCGTCCGCATGGGAAATAAAGTCACATTTTCTTTCAAGATCTCATTGCTGACGGGCAAACAATGCTACGATTCGGACAAGGACGGATTGCGTACCGTCAGACTGGGGCAGGAAGAACTTGAACCGGGATTACTCGAAGCCTTCCAGATGATGAAAAAAGGGGAGCAGGCCACGATCATCCTGCCGGCTCACCTGGCGTTCGGACTGGCGGGTGACGACAACAAGATACCCGGAAGGGCCTCGTTGCTGTACGATGTGAAGATCGTTGAAGTAATAAAATGA